Proteins co-encoded in one Methylomonas albis genomic window:
- a CDS encoding MBL fold metallo-hydrolase, giving the protein MRRSIPNTLALAIALAAAGCSSLQQSSLQQASDAAGAATIKSIEFTGTGRWYQFGQAPNPDLPWPPFDVKAYTADINYDTASARVQIARLQVVEPGRNRPAPVEQNADQYVSGYNAWNVATTGNAAATAQPAAVEERAAEIWATPHGFFKAALTNHAETKDIANGSEVSFNIGGKYRYVGTINAKHQLESVKTWIDNPVLGDTLVETRYSDYKAFDGGQFPSHIVRTQGGFPVLDLNVTAVKANPAVDIAVPAEALKPAAVAVAANKLADGVYYLTGGTHHSVAIEQLNHIVLVEAPLNEERSQALIAKLQEIIPNKPIKYLVNTHAHFDHSGGLRTFVDAGATIVTHQPNQAYYEKVWANPHSINPDRLEKSKKTANFTSFAGKQVLSDGKRTIEIHSLADNSHSDAFVAVYLPKEKILIEADAYTPPAANAPAPTSVNPYSLNLYENIQKLKLDVGQIAALHGPRVVTLAELRSAIGITKASR; this is encoded by the coding sequence ATGCGTAGATCGATACCCAACACGCTAGCTTTAGCCATAGCCCTGGCTGCTGCCGGATGCAGCTCCCTGCAGCAAAGCAGCTTGCAACAGGCTAGCGACGCCGCCGGCGCAGCTACTATCAAATCCATCGAATTCACCGGCACCGGCCGTTGGTATCAGTTCGGCCAAGCGCCCAATCCCGATCTACCCTGGCCGCCTTTCGACGTCAAAGCCTACACCGCCGACATCAATTACGACACCGCCAGCGCCAGGGTGCAAATCGCCCGTCTGCAAGTGGTGGAACCCGGCCGCAACCGTCCGGCGCCGGTCGAACAAAACGCCGATCAATACGTCAGCGGCTATAATGCCTGGAATGTGGCAACGACCGGCAATGCGGCGGCGACTGCACAACCGGCTGCCGTGGAAGAACGGGCCGCTGAAATCTGGGCGACTCCGCACGGCTTTTTCAAGGCGGCACTGACCAATCATGCCGAAACCAAGGACATCGCCAACGGCAGCGAAGTTTCTTTTAATATCGGCGGCAAGTACCGCTATGTCGGCACCATCAATGCCAAACATCAGCTGGAATCGGTAAAAACCTGGATCGACAATCCGGTGCTGGGCGACACCTTAGTCGAAACCCGTTATAGCGATTACAAAGCCTTCGACGGCGGCCAGTTCCCCAGCCATATCGTCCGCACGCAGGGCGGTTTTCCGGTGCTGGATTTGAATGTCACGGCGGTAAAAGCCAATCCGGCCGTGGATATTGCCGTACCGGCCGAAGCACTTAAACCAGCGGCTGTTGCCGTTGCGGCCAACAAACTGGCGGACGGCGTGTATTACCTGACCGGTGGCACCCACCACAGCGTGGCTATCGAGCAATTGAACCATATTGTGCTGGTCGAAGCGCCTTTGAACGAAGAGCGCTCGCAGGCCTTGATCGCCAAATTGCAGGAAATCATCCCCAACAAACCGATCAAATATCTGGTCAATACCCACGCTCACTTTGACCACAGCGGCGGCTTGCGCACCTTTGTGGATGCCGGCGCCACCATCGTCACCCATCAACCGAATCAAGCCTATTACGAAAAAGTCTGGGCCAATCCGCACAGCATCAATCCGGATAGGCTGGAGAAGTCCAAGAAAACCGCCAACTTCACCAGCTTTGCCGGCAAACAGGTGTTATCCGACGGCAAGCGCACTATCGAGATTCATTCGCTGGCCGACAATAGCCACAGCGATGCCTTTGTCGCGGTGTATTTGCCTAAGGAAAAAATCCTGATCGAAGCCGACGCTTATACGCCACCGGCTGCCAACGCGCCGGCGCCAACCTCGGTCAATCCGTATTCACTAAACTTGTATGAAAACATTCAGAAGCTGAAACTGGACGTCGGTCAGATCGCCGCATTACACGGCCCACGGGTAGTAACGCTGGCGGAGTTGCGTAGCGCAATCGGCATTACCAAAGCTTCCCGGTAA
- a CDS encoding DUF885 domain-containing protein, which yields MLRTIGFHGSRAIVSILILLLFFGQALAATKAVPNWDGFVGQFVEHYFELHPSFAANAGRHEFDGKLPDWSAAGLARQSQWLKSQRELAAGYRDTSLKESERFQQNQLQAVIDEELFWLQSAKSPSKNPLFYSQALDPNFYLTRPYAPLAQRLQAFINYAANIPKVTAQIRANLKLPLPRSYIEVGKTIFTGLATFYEIDAKATFASVDNPSLQQQLNTVTPAAAKAMRELADWLEQQRATANDDFALGATRFRAMLKASEGVDIPLETLEKIGRADLDRNLAELKDACKQYAPEASLPDCVAKVEAQKPADGAVVEAGRQLILLKAFLTENNLLSIPGQEEAAVAETPPFKRWNSAYIDIPGPYEHALPSIYYVAPPDPAWSAAEQAAYVPSKANLLFISAHEVWPGHFLQHLHADRAASKLGQLFSNYAFSEGWAHYAEELMWEAGLNAGDAQTHIGQLLNALLRDVRFLSAIGLHTQGMTIEASEKMFRELAFRDPGTAKQQAARGTFDPGYLNYTLGKLMIRKLREDWSASRGGRAAWKSFHDTFLSYGAPPIPLIRQAMLGGNSGPAL from the coding sequence ATGTTACGCACCATAGGTTTCCACGGCTCGCGAGCCATCGTTTCTATCCTAATACTCCTGCTGTTTTTCGGGCAAGCGCTTGCCGCCACCAAGGCAGTCCCAAACTGGGATGGGTTTGTCGGCCAGTTCGTCGAACATTATTTTGAACTCCACCCTAGCTTTGCCGCCAATGCCGGCCGGCATGAATTCGACGGCAAATTGCCGGACTGGAGTGCGGCCGGTTTAGCCCGGCAAAGCCAATGGCTAAAATCGCAGCGCGAATTAGCCGCCGGCTATCGCGATACATCGCTGAAAGAATCGGAACGCTTCCAGCAAAACCAGCTGCAGGCGGTAATCGACGAGGAATTATTCTGGCTGCAATCGGCCAAGTCACCATCGAAAAATCCGCTGTTTTATTCGCAGGCCCTGGATCCCAATTTTTATCTGACGCGCCCTTATGCACCGCTCGCGCAGCGCCTGCAAGCCTTCATCAACTACGCCGCGAACATCCCCAAGGTCACCGCGCAAATCCGCGCCAATCTAAAGCTGCCTTTGCCGCGCAGCTATATCGAAGTCGGCAAGACTATATTCACCGGTCTGGCGACCTTCTATGAAATCGATGCCAAGGCGACGTTTGCCTCGGTAGACAATCCGTCCTTGCAACAGCAACTCAATACAGTAACGCCGGCCGCCGCCAAAGCGATGCGCGAGCTAGCCGACTGGCTGGAACAACAACGCGCTACTGCCAACGACGATTTTGCGCTGGGTGCCACGCGGTTCCGGGCCATGCTCAAAGCCAGCGAAGGCGTCGATATACCGCTGGAGACTCTCGAAAAAATCGGCCGCGCCGATCTGGACCGCAATCTGGCCGAGCTGAAAGATGCGTGTAAGCAGTACGCCCCGGAGGCGTCGCTGCCGGACTGCGTCGCCAAAGTGGAAGCGCAAAAACCGGCCGACGGCGCGGTCGTCGAAGCGGGCCGGCAACTGATACTGTTGAAGGCTTTTTTAACCGAAAATAACCTGCTGTCGATTCCCGGCCAGGAAGAAGCGGCGGTCGCCGAAACCCCGCCGTTCAAACGTTGGAATTCGGCTTACATCGACATCCCAGGCCCTTACGAACATGCCCTGCCTTCCATCTACTACGTCGCACCGCCCGATCCGGCCTGGAGCGCTGCCGAGCAGGCCGCCTATGTGCCCAGCAAAGCCAACCTGCTATTTATCTCCGCGCATGAAGTATGGCCCGGCCATTTCCTACAGCATCTGCATGCCGACCGCGCTGCGTCGAAGCTGGGGCAATTGTTCAGTAATTACGCGTTCTCGGAAGGCTGGGCGCATTATGCCGAGGAATTAATGTGGGAAGCCGGTTTGAACGCGGGCGATGCGCAAACCCATATCGGCCAATTGTTGAATGCCCTGCTCCGCGACGTGCGTTTCCTATCGGCAATTGGTTTGCACACCCAAGGCATGACCATAGAAGCGTCGGAAAAAATGTTTCGGGAACTGGCGTTCCGCGACCCAGGCACCGCCAAGCAACAAGCCGCGCGCGGTACCTTCGATCCGGGCTATCTGAATTACACCTTGGGTAAACTAATGATCCGCAAACTACGAGAGGATTGGAGCGCCAGCCGCGGCGGCCGGGCGGCGTGGAAGTCCTTCCACGATACTTTTCTGTCCTACGGCGCGCCGCCGATTCCGTTGATCCGGCAGGCCATGCTGGGCGGCAATAGCGGGCCTGCTCTTTAA
- a CDS encoding alpha/beta hydrolase family esterase encodes MNMTQLKVYLLRINSWQRVLFGLPILIMVVMLLMDHSGDSVELGQAAYRPEMLQRLCKPDQLSGDAGETYGEETENGIKYNVRTPANYDASVAHPLLLVFSPAGSNRAKTEKTTGFTFPATQAGFIVAYADHPELSPSTTVELGTIPSLMAKKWCIDEKKVYVTGHSDGGTSAMALAFMTGTGHIPRAIAPSAAGVAYDDLRDRRCPEPLPVMVMHSSKDRLFPGYGQQAVGWWAACNKCDPIPDKIANGCSSYSGCAGGVKTLYCEGDQIHSHWPERTQDIIEFFVSATQVSPREAK; translated from the coding sequence ATGAATATGACTCAATTAAAGGTTTATCTTTTAAGAATTAATTCTTGGCAGAGAGTGCTATTCGGGTTACCGATATTAATAATGGTTGTCATGCTTTTGATGGATCATAGTGGCGACTCGGTAGAATTGGGGCAAGCCGCGTATCGGCCTGAGATGCTGCAACGTCTTTGCAAACCTGATCAACTCAGTGGAGACGCTGGAGAGACTTATGGCGAAGAAACCGAAAACGGCATCAAATACAATGTCCGCACACCAGCCAATTATGATGCATCCGTTGCCCACCCACTATTACTGGTATTTTCTCCGGCGGGATCGAATCGGGCTAAAACCGAAAAAACAACTGGGTTCACTTTTCCTGCGACCCAAGCCGGTTTCATCGTGGCCTATGCGGATCATCCGGAATTATCGCCCAGCACTACCGTAGAATTAGGCACCATTCCCAGTTTAATGGCTAAAAAATGGTGTATTGATGAAAAAAAAGTCTATGTTACCGGACATTCCGATGGAGGGACTTCGGCGATGGCATTAGCATTTATGACTGGCACGGGACACATCCCACGAGCCATTGCGCCGAGCGCAGCCGGGGTTGCGTATGATGATTTACGCGACCGCAGATGCCCTGAACCCTTGCCGGTTATGGTTATGCACAGCAGCAAGGATCGCCTGTTTCCTGGTTATGGTCAGCAAGCGGTGGGTTGGTGGGCGGCGTGTAATAAATGTGATCCTATTCCGGATAAAATCGCAAATGGTTGCTCCTCTTATTCAGGGTGTGCCGGGGGCGTAAAAACGTTGTACTGTGAAGGTGATCAAATCCATTCACATTGGCCCGAGCGTACTCAGGATATCATCGAGTTTTTTGTGTCCGCGACTCAAGTTAGCCCACGGGAGGCAAAGTGA
- a CDS encoding EthD family reductase: MKAAKLIVMYPTPTDLKTFERRYADEHVPMAVEKLVGKTRFVASLILSNADKSAAQFHRIAEVYFPSLAELKACLNSPGGQETAQHAVEISSGGEPLFLISEVETFDF, translated from the coding sequence ATGAAAGCCGCAAAATTAATCGTAATGTACCCTACGCCAACAGATCTAAAAACGTTTGAACGTCGATATGCTGATGAGCATGTGCCGATGGCCGTGGAAAAGCTGGTCGGCAAAACACGATTTGTCGCCTCATTGATTCTTTCCAATGCAGACAAATCTGCAGCGCAGTTTCATCGGATTGCCGAGGTTTACTTTCCATCACTCGCTGAATTAAAGGCTTGTCTGAATTCACCAGGCGGTCAAGAAACAGCTCAGCATGCCGTTGAGATTTCTAGCGGTGGTGAGCCGTTGTTTCTGATCTCCGAGGTGGAAACCTTTGATTTCTAA
- a CDS encoding LysR family transcriptional regulator, with translation MEMQQIRYFLAVCDNGSFTRAAQATYVAQPSLTQAIKKLEDELGGELFSRDRSGCRLTALGRLIEPSIREIVHKTQAVKAEAVRFSRLNTVPLRIGVMTTIAAHHLSPFFADFQQEHPHVELELVVDNECNLLNQLDEDGLDLVISAPTSLPAGHYQSLKLYEERYVVVFNDKHRFNQMQHIDLATIQTEPYLDRLNCELRETLRSVCQGRQVNLYAAYRSNSEDWILSMVRAGIGVALMPEFTITKNADKIRVRYLSDPEIRRTICAIFPLSSAAKPEVAEVLKSLRMSF, from the coding sequence GTGGAAATGCAGCAAATTCGCTATTTTCTGGCCGTCTGCGATAACGGTTCGTTCACTCGCGCTGCACAAGCAACCTATGTGGCCCAACCCTCGCTGACGCAAGCAATTAAGAAATTGGAAGATGAACTTGGCGGTGAGCTATTTAGCCGAGATCGTAGCGGATGTCGGTTGACGGCTTTAGGACGTTTAATCGAACCTTCGATACGCGAAATAGTGCACAAGACGCAAGCTGTCAAAGCAGAGGCTGTGCGTTTCAGCCGCTTAAATACTGTGCCACTTCGCATCGGAGTGATGACGACAATTGCCGCACACCATTTAAGTCCATTCTTCGCTGACTTTCAGCAAGAACACCCACATGTAGAACTGGAATTAGTCGTCGACAATGAATGCAATCTATTGAATCAACTTGATGAAGATGGCTTGGATTTAGTTATCAGCGCACCAACATCCTTACCGGCAGGGCATTACCAGTCTTTAAAGCTTTACGAAGAACGCTATGTCGTTGTCTTCAACGACAAACACCGTTTCAATCAAATGCAACACATTGATTTAGCAACCATACAAACTGAACCTTATTTGGATCGCCTGAACTGTGAATTGCGTGAAACACTGAGGAGTGTGTGTCAGGGTCGGCAGGTCAATCTTTATGCTGCCTATAGAAGTAATAGCGAAGATTGGATACTGAGTATGGTGCGCGCCGGCATCGGTGTTGCGCTAATGCCGGAATTCACCATCACCAAAAATGCAGATAAGATTCGAGTTCGTTATCTGTCAGACCCAGAAATTCGTCGCACAATCTGCGCTATATTCCCACTCTCATCGGCCGCAAAACCCGAAGTGGCAGAAGTATTGAAAAGTCTGCGGATGAGTTTTTAA
- a CDS encoding NAD(P)-dependent methylenetetrahydromethanopterin dehydrogenase: MTKRILYFLTPSENISPFDVTIAADAGFDMVVPFTKVQPKQVSAMVQDAIFCRPPNRFNDTGIFIGGRDVHMATDMFQNAKNAMVGPFKVGVFADPNGAYTTSASIVALVEQVLNEKTGKSLSGKKVAIFGTGPVGLCTAILATQQGAKVKLCQLVADDDERSAQRFCERYNTQVEWVSAQTNDEKESVIRDAEIIISAARAGVRILENALAHAENLILAADTNAVPPSGVAGIGLNDLGVVAEVSGISFLSIGPMAIGNLKYKTQFGLYEQIQKTNTAALIDFPEAYQFALSVLKQQATKPERSI; encoded by the coding sequence ATGACCAAAAGAATCCTGTACTTTTTAACACCAAGCGAAAACATCAGTCCATTCGATGTCACCATTGCCGCCGATGCAGGCTTCGATATGGTGGTGCCGTTTACTAAAGTTCAACCAAAACAAGTATCGGCGATGGTTCAAGATGCCATTTTTTGCCGCCCGCCCAATCGCTTTAACGATACAGGGATTTTCATCGGCGGACGCGATGTGCATATGGCGACCGACATGTTTCAAAATGCCAAAAACGCCATGGTGGGACCTTTTAAGGTCGGCGTATTCGCCGATCCGAATGGCGCTTACACCACGTCCGCCAGTATTGTCGCCTTGGTTGAACAAGTTCTTAATGAGAAGACCGGCAAAAGCTTGTCAGGGAAGAAAGTAGCCATATTTGGAACCGGGCCTGTGGGTCTTTGCACGGCTATATTGGCTACCCAACAAGGCGCAAAGGTGAAATTGTGCCAACTTGTTGCCGACGATGACGAAAGATCGGCCCAACGCTTTTGCGAGCGTTACAACACCCAGGTTGAATGGGTGTCCGCGCAGACTAATGACGAAAAAGAAAGCGTGATCCGGGATGCCGAAATCATTATTAGCGCGGCCAGAGCCGGGGTGCGCATTTTGGAGAACGCCTTGGCGCATGCCGAAAACCTGATCCTTGCCGCCGATACCAATGCGGTCCCCCCTAGCGGCGTGGCCGGCATCGGGCTTAACGACCTTGGGGTTGTCGCGGAGGTATCCGGTATCAGCTTTTTAAGCATAGGCCCCATGGCCATCGGTAATTTGAAGTATAAAACCCAGTTCGGCTTGTACGAGCAGATACAAAAAACCAATACCGCAGCGCTAATCGATTTTCCCGAAGCGTATCAATTTGCGCTGTCGGTATTGAAACAGCAAGCCACCAAGCCGGAAAGATCAATTTAA
- a CDS encoding PAS domain-containing protein has translation MANGITTNWQNTDNWYRAMIESSEDAIIGKDLHGRVANWNSAAEQMLRYTEQEILGQPITKLIPKVLHSEEKVILGRILQGDQIQHYETIRRRKDEDEFPASISISPIRCPQGNIIGATKIIRDISKRKAADLLSKDNRFRALFETIPPTPVFILRWSNRRPKCRRREL, from the coding sequence ATGGCAAATGGCATTACAACGAACTGGCAGAACACCGATAATTGGTATCGAGCAATGATCGAATCCTCCGAAGACGCCATTATTGGCAAGGATTTACATGGCAGGGTTGCCAATTGGAATTCGGCCGCCGAACAGATGCTCCGTTATACGGAACAAGAAATTCTAGGCCAGCCGATTACAAAACTGATCCCCAAAGTACTGCATAGCGAGGAGAAAGTGATTCTTGGCAGAATCTTGCAGGGGGATCAAATTCAACACTATGAAACGATTCGACGGCGAAAGGATGAAGACGAGTTTCCGGCATCTATCAGCATTTCACCAATAAGGTGTCCGCAAGGGAATATTATCGGCGCGACAAAAATTATCCGGGATATTAGCAAACGTAAAGCGGCGGATTTATTGAGCAAAGACAACCGCTTTCGCGCACTGTTCGAGACCATACCCCCAACGCCTGTTTTCATACTCCGATGGTCTAACCGACGCCCAAAATGCCGACGGAGAGAGCTTTAG
- a CDS encoding SpoIIE family protein phosphatase — MFSYSDGLTDAQNADGESFSEARALALFKQQFDSPDKSAELYKTFIDFIDPHKAQDDMSLLVVDCALLQS, encoded by the coding sequence CTGTTTTCATACTCCGATGGTCTAACCGACGCCCAAAATGCCGACGGAGAGAGCTTTAGTGAGGCGCGCGCATTAGCTCTGTTTAAACAACAGTTCGACAGCCCGGACAAATCAGCCGAGTTATATAAAACGTTTATTGATTTTATCGATCCCCATAAAGCGCAGGACGACATGTCGCTGCTGGTTGTCGATTGCGCGTTGTTGCAGTCATAG
- a CDS encoding CerR family C-terminal domain-containing protein has protein sequence MTDLKTKAEKTRERLLTAASRIFAEKGYQDSTIAEICEQAQAKFTSVNYHFGDKQTLYLEAWRHAFNQELGQHPPDGGVSQQAPVEQRLAGRIKSLIRRVADNNSYSFAIIHKEMAQSTRLLADILEKEINPQRQQMFGLLRECLGQDASEQQLQYCHVSIMGQCFQLLRLKQMQQDRPQRTLPSDLSDIGAFVKHVVDFSLDGIHAIRSQTLPQRIQV, from the coding sequence ATGACTGACCTTAAAACCAAAGCGGAGAAAACGCGCGAGCGGCTGTTGACCGCCGCCAGCCGCATCTTTGCCGAGAAAGGCTATCAGGACTCGACCATCGCCGAGATTTGCGAGCAGGCCCAAGCCAAATTCACCTCGGTAAATTATCACTTTGGCGATAAGCAAACCCTGTATTTGGAAGCCTGGCGCCATGCCTTCAACCAAGAGCTAGGCCAGCATCCACCCGACGGCGGCGTGTCCCAGCAGGCGCCGGTAGAGCAACGGTTGGCCGGGCGCATCAAATCGTTAATCCGGCGAGTAGCCGACAACAATTCCTATTCATTCGCGATCATTCACAAGGAAATGGCGCAATCAACGCGCTTGTTGGCGGACATTCTGGAAAAGGAAATCAATCCGCAGCGCCAGCAAATGTTCGGTTTGCTGCGCGAATGCCTGGGCCAGGACGCCAGCGAACAGCAATTGCAGTATTGCCACGTCAGCATCATGGGCCAATGCTTTCAATTGCTACGCCTGAAACAAATGCAACAAGACCGTCCACAGCGCACACTCCCCAGCGATCTGAGCGACATCGGCGCGTTCGTCAAGCACGTGGTGGATTTCTCGTTGGACGGTATCCACGCCATCCGTTCGCAAACTTTACCTCAACGTATCCAAGTATGA
- a CDS encoding efflux transporter outer membrane subunit codes for MRLRTSPALIASLLTLPLAACTVGPDYLRPQANISEEFKEVQGWKQAQPRDTGLPGKWWEIFNDPKLNELEEQVAAANQSIVQAEAQYRQAQHLVQSVQSSLLPVATLTGTFNRFRAATGQNVAVGGVRNLFGQAVGVAWEPDLWGSVHRQVEANTSNAQASAATLHALILSSQSALADSYFQMKTLDAQKALLDETVAAFAKTLEITKNRYAVGVVAKADVVQAETQLETVRAQSIDLGVQRAKLEHAIAVLIGKTPAELALAVSPLNAQPPGIPVSLPSELLERRPDIAAAERKIAAANAQIGVAKAAYYPTLNLASTNGFQSPTADTLFTMARRYWSLGPAGLALTLFDGGAKNAQYKQAIDAYDASVAGYRQTVLTGFQEVEDNLAALRILDEETQVQDKAVAAAKQALALTNNQYQAGTVSYINVMTAQTAALSNQQTAVQLLGQRLSASVLLVKALGGGWNETLVPTEDEADGERKWTDYLILPVVE; via the coding sequence ATGCGTTTAAGAACAAGCCCAGCGTTGATTGCTTCCTTACTGACCTTGCCATTGGCTGCCTGTACGGTAGGCCCGGATTACCTGCGCCCGCAAGCCAATATCTCCGAGGAATTTAAAGAAGTGCAAGGCTGGAAACAGGCCCAGCCGCGCGATACCGGTTTGCCCGGCAAATGGTGGGAGATTTTCAACGACCCCAAACTGAACGAACTGGAAGAGCAGGTCGCCGCCGCCAACCAGTCCATCGTCCAGGCCGAAGCGCAATACCGGCAAGCCCAGCATCTGGTGCAATCGGTGCAATCGTCCCTGCTGCCGGTGGCGACATTGACCGGCACCTTCAACCGCTTCCGCGCCGCCACCGGCCAGAACGTGGCGGTAGGTGGCGTACGCAACCTGTTTGGTCAGGCAGTCGGCGTGGCTTGGGAACCGGATTTATGGGGTAGCGTGCACCGCCAGGTGGAAGCGAATACCAGCAACGCCCAGGCCAGCGCCGCGACCTTGCATGCGTTGATACTATCCAGCCAATCGGCGTTAGCGGACAGTTACTTTCAAATGAAAACCCTGGACGCCCAGAAAGCCTTATTGGACGAAACGGTGGCGGCTTTTGCGAAAACTTTGGAGATTACCAAAAACCGCTATGCAGTGGGCGTGGTGGCCAAGGCCGATGTGGTACAAGCCGAAACGCAACTGGAAACCGTGCGCGCCCAGTCCATCGACTTGGGTGTGCAACGCGCCAAGCTGGAACATGCGATTGCAGTATTGATCGGTAAAACCCCAGCGGAACTGGCGCTGGCAGTATCGCCATTAAATGCGCAACCACCAGGCATTCCAGTCAGCCTCCCGTCGGAATTGCTGGAACGCCGCCCGGACATCGCCGCCGCCGAACGTAAAATCGCCGCCGCCAATGCGCAAATCGGCGTCGCCAAAGCAGCTTATTACCCTACGTTGAATCTGGCCTCGACCAACGGTTTTCAGTCGCCGACCGCAGACACTCTGTTCACGATGGCCCGCCGTTATTGGTCTTTGGGACCGGCCGGCTTGGCCTTGACCTTGTTCGACGGTGGCGCCAAAAACGCTCAGTACAAGCAAGCGATAGACGCCTACGACGCCAGCGTCGCCGGGTATCGGCAAACCGTGCTGACCGGTTTTCAAGAAGTGGAAGACAATCTGGCTGCCTTGCGTATCCTGGATGAAGAGACCCAAGTGCAAGACAAAGCCGTCGCGGCCGCCAAGCAGGCCTTGGCCCTGACCAACAACCAATACCAGGCCGGCACCGTTAGCTATATCAACGTGATGACCGCGCAAACCGCCGCACTGTCCAATCAACAAACCGCGGTGCAATTGCTCGGGCAACGCTTATCCGCCTCGGTGTTACTGGTCAAAGCCCTGGGCGGCGGCTGGAATGAAACCTTAGTGCCAACAGAAGACGAAGCTGATGGCGAACGCAAATGGACGGATTATTTGATTCTGCCGGTGGTGGAGTAG
- a CDS encoding transposase, with the protein MNPSKKQYSAEFKEQALAKVYSRGQRTIQAIADESNLSIHTLKTWMSNAAPTDTPKPKPAKRPQDWRPEERLLALQESHGLTGEGLSACVGNAGYLRINSSSGEAIFALPPDRVQVAMTA; encoded by the coding sequence ATGAATCCTTCCAAGAAACAGTATTCTGCTGAGTTTAAGGAGCAAGCCCTGGCGAAAGTTTATAGTCGCGGGCAGCGCACGATTCAGGCCATTGCCGACGAATCTAACCTCAGCATACATACCTTAAAAACCTGGATGAGCAACGCGGCACCGACGGATACCCCGAAACCCAAACCAGCCAAACGCCCCCAAGATTGGCGCCCCGAAGAACGCTTGCTGGCACTTCAGGAAAGCCATGGCTTGACCGGTGAAGGGCTGAGTGCCTGTGTCGGCAACGCGGGCTATTTGCGCATCAACTCGTCCAGTGGCGAAGCGATTTTTGCGCTGCCGCCCGACCGCGTTCAGGTGGCGATGACAGCCTGA
- a CDS encoding DDE-type integrase/transposase/recombinase, whose protein sequence is MTSVQQRQNLIDSITETTTAGARQDQACAVLGLNSRTLQRWQAGETLGEDRRSRRQYSPPHALTEAERTHILTVVNSVEFADCPPSQIVPRLADQGIYLGSESTIYRILKVARQLKHRRSERPSQPRTKPKALSATAPNQLYSWDITYLPTAIKGQFYYLYLFLDIFSRQIVGRQVFAEESSHYASELLRDIVGREGLQPGQVILHSDNGSHIPTGHK, encoded by the coding sequence ATGACCTCTGTGCAACAGCGCCAAAATCTGATTGATTCCATTACTGAGACGACAACAGCCGGTGCCCGCCAAGATCAAGCCTGTGCCGTGTTGGGTCTGAACTCGCGCACTTTGCAACGCTGGCAGGCCGGAGAAACTCTGGGCGAAGACCGGCGATCACGGCGGCAGTACTCGCCGCCGCATGCGTTGACCGAGGCCGAGCGCACCCACATTTTGACCGTGGTCAATTCCGTTGAATTTGCGGATTGCCCACCCAGCCAGATTGTTCCGCGGCTGGCAGATCAGGGCATTTATCTGGGCTCTGAATCGACGATCTATCGCATTCTAAAAGTCGCCCGGCAACTGAAACACCGCCGCAGTGAACGCCCCAGCCAGCCTCGCACCAAGCCCAAAGCCTTAAGTGCGACGGCACCGAACCAACTTTACAGTTGGGACATTACCTATCTGCCGACCGCCATCAAAGGCCAGTTCTACTATCTCTACCTGTTCCTCGATATTTTCAGTCGCCAGATCGTCGGCAGGCAGGTGTTTGCAGAAGAAAGCAGCCACTACGCCAGCGAGCTGTTGCGGGATATTGTTGGGCGCGAAGGTCTACAACCTGGGCAAGTCATCCTGCATTCCGATAACGGTAGCCACATACCCACAGGGCACAAGTGA